A single Aggregatilinea lenta DNA region contains:
- a CDS encoding 3-isopropylmalate dehydratase small subunit produces MDFKFDGTVWKYGDNVDTDVIIPARYLNTTDAATLAQHCMEDIDQVFAQQVSPGDIIVGGRNFGCGSSREHAPISIKGAGVSCIIAESFARIFFRNAINIGLPILECPEAALAAQKGDRLSVDLIAGKITNHRTGETYQASPYNGMVLKIIEVGGLVPYTRNVLGINITN; encoded by the coding sequence ATGGACTTCAAATTCGACGGCACGGTATGGAAGTACGGCGATAACGTCGATACGGACGTGATCATCCCGGCACGCTACCTGAACACCACCGACGCGGCGACGCTGGCGCAGCACTGCATGGAAGACATCGATCAGGTGTTTGCCCAGCAGGTCAGCCCCGGCGACATCATCGTCGGCGGGCGCAACTTCGGCTGCGGCTCCAGCCGCGAGCATGCCCCGATCAGCATCAAGGGCGCCGGTGTCTCGTGCATCATCGCGGAATCGTTCGCGCGGATCTTCTTCCGCAACGCGATCAACATCGGCCTGCCGATTCTGGAATGCCCCGAAGCCGCGCTTGCCGCGCAAAAGGGCGACCGCCTGAGCGTGGACCTGATCGCGGGCAAGATCACCAACCACCGCACCGGTGAGACGTATCAGGCCAGCCCCTACAACGGCATGGTGCTGAAGATCATCGAAGTGGGCGGTCTGGTGCCGTACACGCGCAACGTGCTGGGCATTAACATTACCAACTAG